The Enterococcus sp. 7F3_DIV0205 genome has a window encoding:
- a CDS encoding FecCD family ABC transporter permease gives MQAIKTNDHKVKAKTQHYYPLILLFLVVLIFFSILYSLINGQANISAEDIVQILLTKISGGRVGSLEEISSNSAVNIIWFVRTPRVILAVFVGMGLAITGAVMQAVVQNPLADPYILGISSGASLGATFAILVGFGTGSIFSQFGLAFGAFVGAMAAAFGVLILSGIGGRMTSVKLVLSGSVIGALCSSISSFIVYLANNAEGMKTVTFWAMGSLASASWNKLSVLSITVVVITGFFLFQHRILNVMLLGDEAAITLGVPLSKYRQLYLLLAALLTGVIVAYSGMIGFVGLIIPHIVRGLIGSDHKRLLPIVALSGSLFMIWADVLSRTIIPSVELPIGIITSVIGAPLFIYIIVKKGYNFGG, from the coding sequence TTGCAGGCAATCAAGACAAACGATCACAAGGTCAAAGCTAAAACACAACACTATTATCCATTGATTCTTTTATTTCTAGTAGTTCTTATATTTTTTTCAATTCTTTATTCTTTGATCAATGGGCAAGCCAATATTTCAGCGGAAGATATTGTTCAGATTTTACTAACTAAAATATCTGGTGGCAGAGTCGGCTCTCTAGAAGAGATCAGCAGTAATTCAGCGGTAAATATTATTTGGTTTGTCCGGACTCCGCGAGTGATTTTAGCTGTTTTTGTAGGAATGGGTTTGGCTATAACTGGTGCAGTGATGCAGGCTGTTGTTCAAAATCCATTAGCTGACCCTTATATTTTAGGGATTTCTTCAGGTGCTTCGCTAGGTGCTACTTTTGCGATTTTAGTTGGATTTGGTACAGGAAGTATTTTTTCTCAGTTTGGTTTGGCTTTTGGTGCTTTTGTGGGAGCAATGGCAGCGGCTTTCGGAGTATTGATTTTATCAGGGATCGGTGGTCGGATGACGTCTGTTAAACTCGTTTTATCAGGTTCAGTGATTGGCGCGCTATGCAGCTCGATTTCCAGTTTTATTGTGTATCTGGCGAATAATGCTGAAGGGATGAAGACAGTAACCTTTTGGGCTATGGGAAGCTTAGCATCAGCTAGTTGGAATAAGCTTTCGGTGTTATCGATCACGGTTGTAGTGATTACAGGATTTTTCTTATTTCAACATCGTATTTTAAATGTCATGTTACTAGGCGATGAGGCGGCAATTACTTTAGGGGTTCCCTTGAGTAAATATCGTCAGTTGTATTTATTGTTAGCAGCACTTTTGACAGGTGTAATCGTGGCTTATTCTGGAATGATTGGCTTTGTGGGGTTGATCATTCCTCATATCGTGCGCGGATTGATTGGTTCGGATCATAAACGATTATTACCGATCGTCGCTTTATCGGGTTCACTATTTATGATTTGGGCGGATGTCCTTTCGAGAACCATCATTCCAAGCGTTGAACTGCCGATCGGGATCATTACTTCTGTGATCGGTGCGCCACTATTTATTTATATCATCGTCAAAAAAGGCTACAATTTTGGAGGCTAA
- a CDS encoding ABC transporter ATP-binding protein produces the protein MELKVKDLGIMIGQESIVKSISFQTQKKQFVGVIGANGCGKSTMLKGIYKGIKPQAGSVFLDDLDLLSVSEKKVAQKLGVVNQFNELNFDLSVFQMVLLGRTPHKKLLESDTQEDIDIVMNALAKTNLTNYSDRSFLSLSGGEKQRVILARTIAQQPSYMILDEPTNHLDIRYQLEILNCVKNLGIGVLAALHDLELAAHYCDYIYAMKAGQIIAEGTPKALFTAELIEEIYGVKCTIYQNPVTHRLGFAYSLD, from the coding sequence ATGGAGCTAAAGGTAAAAGACTTAGGCATTATGATCGGGCAAGAGTCGATCGTTAAAAGCATTTCTTTTCAAACACAAAAGAAACAATTTGTGGGGGTCATCGGAGCAAATGGTTGTGGTAAATCGACGATGTTAAAAGGAATTTATAAAGGGATCAAACCGCAAGCGGGCAGTGTATTTTTAGATGATTTAGATCTTTTGTCAGTTTCTGAAAAGAAAGTCGCTCAAAAACTAGGAGTTGTTAATCAATTTAATGAACTAAATTTTGATCTAAGCGTTTTTCAAATGGTGTTATTGGGTCGAACACCGCATAAAAAATTATTAGAATCAGACACTCAAGAAGATATCGACATTGTGATGAATGCTTTAGCTAAGACTAATCTGACTAACTATTCGGACCGAAGTTTCTTATCGTTATCAGGCGGAGAGAAACAGCGGGTCATTTTAGCTCGGACAATTGCACAACAGCCTAGTTATATGATTTTAGATGAGCCAACCAATCACTTGGATATTCGTTATCAATTGGAAATACTGAATTGTGTGAAAAATCTGGGAATTGGTGTATTAGCAGCATTACATGATTTAGAATTAGCGGCCCATTACTGTGACTACATTTATGCAATGAAAGCGGGGCAAATCATTGCTGAAGGCACTCCGAAAGCGTTGTTTACAGCTGAGTTGATCGAAGAAATTTATGGGGTTAAATGTACGATTTATCAAAATCCAGTGACGCATCGTTTAGGTTTTGCCTATTCATTAGATTAG
- a CDS encoding ABC transporter substrate-binding protein, with the protein MKKTLIITLLGLTMLAGCGQKEQKTDKKNQSEGYPVTVQNFTKAEGAESWQKKEQTFDKVPKKVLANTQPAAELLLHLGLKDKIVGVGAVFGEPDKTVEKEFNELNHLSTDYIGKEMALSVDPDLVYGRGGLFDNQDWGVGTVDSLNDMGIKTFVLNSSVTGGTFDSVYEDIDSLGKVFNVIEKADAFKSELKERQETVDKKLTKIKEDQTFAYLHTTDPEELYVYPANNETFFNDIFKMVKLENVFKNEKGEVSVEKLIETDPDVLIVADWSTMKDGISGEKMIDAVLKNQKLSSMTAVKNKKVYAVDYNYMFGYGYQSLDGIEKLADEMYPTN; encoded by the coding sequence ATGAAAAAAACACTTATTATTACTTTACTAGGTTTAACAATGTTAGCTGGTTGTGGACAAAAAGAGCAGAAGACGGATAAAAAGAACCAGAGTGAAGGATATCCTGTAACGGTCCAAAATTTTACGAAAGCAGAAGGGGCGGAAAGCTGGCAAAAGAAAGAGCAAACTTTCGATAAAGTACCAAAAAAAGTTCTGGCCAATACACAACCAGCCGCAGAATTATTACTGCATTTAGGGTTAAAAGATAAAATCGTTGGTGTAGGCGCTGTTTTCGGTGAACCAGATAAAACTGTTGAAAAAGAATTTAATGAATTGAACCATTTATCAACAGATTATATTGGCAAAGAAATGGCGTTAAGTGTTGATCCTGATTTGGTATATGGACGTGGTGGTTTGTTTGACAACCAGGATTGGGGTGTCGGAACTGTAGATTCGCTAAACGATATGGGGATAAAAACGTTCGTCTTGAACTCTTCTGTCACAGGCGGAACATTTGATTCAGTTTATGAGGACATCGACAGTTTGGGTAAAGTTTTCAATGTGATAGAAAAAGCGGATGCGTTTAAATCAGAGTTAAAAGAGCGCCAAGAAACAGTGGATAAAAAGTTAACTAAAATCAAAGAGGATCAAACGTTTGCCTATCTTCACACAACTGATCCAGAAGAATTATATGTTTATCCAGCGAATAACGAAACTTTTTTCAATGATATTTTCAAAATGGTAAAATTAGAGAATGTTTTCAAAAATGAGAAAGGGGAAGTTAGTGTAGAAAAACTGATCGAAACCGATCCAGATGTTTTGATCGTAGCCGATTGGAGTACTATGAAGGATGGAATATCTGGTGAAAAAATGATTGATGCTGTATTGAAAAATCAAAAACTTTCCAGCATGACGGCGGTAAAAAATAAAAAGGTTTATGCGGTGGATTACAATTACATGTTTGGCTATGGATACCAATCATTGGATGGAATCGAAAAATTGGCAGATGAGATGTATCCGACAAACTAA
- a CDS encoding phosphate/phosphite/phosphonate ABC transporter substrate-binding protein, protein MERVKKRTKLLGLLSVIGLSVGLLTGCGGANNKKAADDTKPLELQFVPTNNDGSMEAKAKPFAKYLTEKLGRDVNVTLATDYSTIVEAMASGKVDIGIMPPSAYVQARNQKAATAILSSELGAFNRETGKPEPDKLSSTFKGEVLVRADSGIDSLKDLKGKKIASLSPNSASGYIYPVVEMKEAGIDPTKDVTLTTVNDIPSEITAVLNGQQDACFVFEGARNVFASKFEKDDLFKDLKVLYLTKGDIPNDAIAVQPKMDKELQAKVKDVFLAMPNDTEGAQAMAMWGHKGYVEADDKNYDTVEEYTEKAAE, encoded by the coding sequence ATGGAAAGAGTGAAAAAGAGAACGAAATTGTTAGGGTTGCTGTCTGTTATTGGTTTAAGTGTAGGATTACTTACAGGATGCGGAGGAGCAAATAACAAAAAAGCTGCAGATGATACGAAACCATTGGAGTTACAATTTGTTCCAACCAATAATGATGGCTCAATGGAAGCCAAAGCGAAACCTTTCGCAAAATATTTAACAGAAAAATTAGGTCGTGATGTCAATGTTACTTTGGCAACGGATTATTCGACGATTGTTGAAGCTATGGCATCGGGCAAGGTAGATATCGGGATCATGCCGCCATCAGCATATGTTCAAGCGCGAAATCAAAAAGCAGCAACAGCGATTTTATCTTCTGAATTAGGAGCTTTTAATCGTGAAACAGGTAAACCAGAACCAGATAAACTATCAAGCACATTTAAAGGTGAAGTGTTAGTTCGTGCAGATAGCGGGATCGATTCTTTAAAAGATTTAAAAGGCAAAAAAATTGCTAGCTTAAGTCCCAATTCAGCTAGCGGTTACATTTATCCTGTCGTTGAAATGAAGGAAGCTGGGATCGACCCAACAAAAGATGTGACATTGACAACGGTAAATGATATCCCAAGTGAAATCACTGCTGTTTTAAATGGACAACAAGATGCTTGTTTTGTCTTTGAAGGTGCTCGTAACGTGTTTGCTTCAAAATTTGAAAAAGACGATTTATTCAAAGACTTAAAAGTCTTATATCTAACAAAAGGCGATATTCCAAATGATGCAATCGCTGTTCAACCAAAAATGGATAAAGAGTTACAAGCCAAAGTCAAAGACGTTTTCTTGGCAATGCCTAATGACACTGAAGGTGCACAAGCGATGGCAATGTGGGGACACAAAGGCTATGTAGAAGCAGATGATAAAAACTACGATACAGTTGAAGAATATACAGAAAAAGCAGCAGAATAA
- the phnC gene encoding phosphonate ABC transporter ATP-binding protein, with translation MIQFENVTKTYNNGVKGLKNINLTINDGEFVSVIGLSGAGKSTLLRSINRLNEISEGNIIIDGASITKANKRDLRKIRRNVGMIFQHFNLVKKSSVQKNVISGRLGYYSTFKSIFGIFSKDDYALVNDALGRVGLADKLHSRSDELSGGQQQRVSIARTLVQQASIILADEPVASLDPITTQKIMKDLKKINQELNHTVVINLHSVDLAREFSSRIIGLRDGEVVFDGTAEEATDEVLTSIYGADILKQTEGVAQ, from the coding sequence ATGATTCAGTTTGAAAATGTAACAAAAACCTATAATAATGGGGTCAAAGGACTTAAAAATATTAATTTAACGATCAATGATGGGGAGTTTGTTTCAGTGATCGGACTAAGTGGTGCTGGAAAAAGTACTTTACTGCGCTCAATCAATCGTTTGAATGAAATCAGTGAAGGGAATATTATCATTGATGGTGCTTCGATCACAAAAGCGAATAAGAGAGACTTACGTAAGATTCGTAGAAATGTCGGTATGATTTTTCAACACTTTAATTTAGTGAAAAAAAGCTCTGTTCAAAAAAATGTTATTTCAGGTAGGTTAGGTTATTACTCTACATTTAAAAGTATCTTTGGCATTTTTTCAAAAGACGATTATGCTTTAGTAAACGATGCATTAGGACGTGTTGGCTTAGCGGATAAACTGCATTCACGAAGCGATGAATTAAGTGGTGGACAGCAACAACGTGTATCAATTGCCCGAACGTTGGTTCAGCAAGCATCCATTATTTTGGCGGATGAACCTGTAGCTTCACTAGACCCGATCACGACACAAAAAATCATGAAAGATTTAAAAAAAATCAATCAAGAATTGAACCACACTGTGGTAATCAATCTTCACTCGGTTGATTTGGCCCGTGAATTTTCTAGTCGAATCATTGGCTTACGTGATGGAGAAGTGGTTTTTGATGGAACAGCAGAAGAGGCGACAGACGAAGTCTTAACAAGCATTTATGGTGCGGATATTTTGAAACAAACTGAAGGTGTTGCACAATGA
- the phnE gene encoding phosphonate ABC transporter, permease protein PhnE — protein MKLRDTIHRDLYKHLFIVALVLLCVVSSAQVTGAQMADVFNNLDQMGIFLQRFLSPDWSYIPKIIEPMLKTIKMSVVGTTLGVIFAVPFAFLATTVVTRNFFVTTIIRFLMSIVRTIPNLLLAALFVAMFGIGEFTGVLTIAVFTFGMVSQLVYEAIETIDHGPIEAAESVGATKTQIAFWSIAPQISHQIASYSLYAFEVNIRASTILGYVGAGGIGVILNSSLSLMRYDRVSIIILSILVVVITIDWISEIIRKRLV, from the coding sequence ATGAAATTGAGAGATACGATTCATCGTGATTTATATAAGCATTTATTTATTGTGGCGTTAGTTCTTCTTTGCGTCGTTTCAAGTGCTCAAGTCACAGGAGCACAAATGGCGGATGTCTTTAATAACTTGGATCAGATGGGGATTTTTTTACAACGTTTTCTCAGTCCTGACTGGAGTTATATTCCTAAAATCATTGAACCGATGCTGAAAACAATCAAAATGTCTGTAGTCGGTACAACACTTGGGGTGATTTTTGCTGTGCCCTTTGCATTTCTAGCAACAACTGTTGTGACAAGAAACTTTTTTGTAACAACGATTATCCGTTTTCTAATGAGTATTGTTCGGACGATTCCCAATTTATTATTAGCAGCTTTGTTTGTTGCCATGTTTGGGATCGGGGAATTCACGGGTGTATTGACGATTGCAGTATTTACATTTGGGATGGTTTCACAATTAGTTTATGAAGCCATCGAAACGATCGATCATGGACCGATCGAAGCCGCTGAATCCGTTGGGGCAACAAAGACACAGATTGCTTTTTGGTCGATTGCACCGCAGATTTCTCACCAAATTGCTAGTTATTCTTTGTATGCTTTTGAAGTAAATATTCGTGCATCGACGATTTTAGGATATGTTGGAGCCGGCGGTATTGGTGTGATCTTGAACTCTTCATTGAGTTTGATGCGCTATGATCGTGTGTCGATCATTATTCTATCTATATTAGTGGTAGTGATCACGATTGATTGGATCAGTGAAATTATCAGAAAGAGGTTGGTATAA
- the phnE gene encoding phosphonate ABC transporter, permease protein PhnE — MSRKVKSYLPIIVVLAIILYSAAGIDYSEAGNMSFDMVKSVFSGLFQPDWGYVYDGSGEDLLSLLLLTIGIAFLGTVIATVLALPLTFISAHNLWKSNTIVSKIGKFICNVLRAFPELVYAIIFVKMVGPGPFAGVLAIGVHQIGMLGKLYTEEIESMDEAPVESMTAVGANFWQTLFYARLPQLIPTFLSLALNHFEIAVRSAATLGLVGAGGIGAPMIFAIQARNWGRVGIILFGIIITVFLIDAVTGYLRKKLQ; from the coding sequence ATGAGTCGAAAAGTAAAAAGCTATTTACCAATTATCGTTGTTTTAGCAATTATTCTGTATTCAGCAGCAGGCATCGATTATTCAGAAGCTGGTAATATGTCGTTTGATATGGTCAAATCGGTTTTTTCTGGCTTGTTTCAACCTGATTGGGGTTATGTTTATGATGGCAGCGGGGAAGATTTATTAAGTTTATTGTTATTAACGATCGGTATTGCCTTTTTAGGTACTGTGATTGCGACAGTTTTAGCATTACCATTAACTTTTATTAGTGCCCATAATTTGTGGAAATCAAATACGATCGTTTCCAAAATAGGTAAGTTCATTTGTAATGTATTAAGAGCATTTCCAGAACTTGTTTATGCGATCATTTTTGTGAAAATGGTAGGTCCTGGACCATTTGCTGGAGTATTAGCAATTGGTGTTCATCAGATTGGTATGCTAGGTAAGTTATATACAGAAGAAATCGAATCAATGGATGAAGCGCCAGTAGAATCAATGACGGCTGTTGGGGCAAACTTTTGGCAGACCCTGTTTTATGCACGCCTGCCGCAATTGATTCCAACATTTTTATCGTTAGCATTGAATCATTTTGAAATCGCAGTCCGTAGTGCAGCTACACTTGGTTTAGTTGGAGCTGGTGGAATTGGCGCTCCGATGATATTTGCGATTCAAGCTAGAAATTGGGGTAGAGTTGGAATCATTTTGTTTGGCATTATCATTACAGTATTCTTGATTGATGCTGTAACTGGTTATTTACGTAAAAAATTACAGTAA
- a CDS encoding metallophosphoesterase → MNELTILSTTDVHGFFTATAKEENGICSLPAIAENYHEPILIDNGDFLVGSPETTFFNTTTAISPLIELANKIGFDVMIPGNHDFDYGIEFLKRQAAAFNGKYLCANVLDLSDELIFEPYTIIERKGCKVGIIGVTTSAMPQITAYEQIKDLKFINVIESLNKWVPLVREQVDVLIISYHGGIERDMITGEPTQYDTGEDQTYRIISEISGIDGVICGHQHRINAGVLNNTAFVQPGYRGNYIGALIFSLHANQVTAKKAQLLETKQYPSASYPLYDKEEYEKWLKKDLDISFFDQYLAKKIPGTFYAVDLKGKTIGAFLTSFIPPYTLSTYHVSKSELLELALSQTVKGLRVENGQLVPDQSDYRITSNVALFPSYRLETNYIYNVFDEYIASVNNNDLLDLR, encoded by the coding sequence ATGAATGAATTAACGATATTAAGTACGACGGATGTTCATGGTTTTTTTACAGCAACAGCAAAGGAAGAGAACGGTATCTGTTCTCTTCCTGCAATTGCTGAAAACTATCATGAACCAATTTTGATTGATAATGGTGATTTTTTAGTAGGTAGTCCTGAGACTACTTTTTTTAATACGACTACAGCAATTTCACCGTTGATAGAGCTTGCGAACAAAATTGGATTTGATGTAATGATTCCGGGAAATCATGATTTTGATTATGGTATCGAATTTTTAAAACGTCAAGCTGCTGCATTCAATGGGAAATATCTTTGTGCTAATGTTCTGGATTTGTCAGATGAATTAATCTTTGAGCCTTATACGATCATTGAGCGTAAAGGATGCAAGGTTGGTATAATTGGAGTGACGACTAGTGCGATGCCGCAAATTACTGCTTACGAACAAATCAAGGATCTTAAATTTATCAATGTGATTGAGAGCTTAAACAAATGGGTGCCGCTTGTCCGCGAGCAGGTCGATGTATTGATAATCAGTTATCATGGCGGAATTGAACGGGATATGATCACAGGCGAACCAACACAATATGATACAGGGGAAGATCAGACCTATAGAATCATTAGTGAAATTTCAGGAATAGATGGTGTGATTTGTGGACACCAGCATCGCATCAATGCAGGAGTATTAAATAATACTGCATTTGTACAGCCTGGCTATCGAGGGAATTATATTGGTGCATTGATTTTTTCGCTTCACGCTAACCAAGTAACTGCTAAAAAAGCCCAATTGCTTGAGACCAAACAATACCCTTCTGCTAGTTATCCTTTATATGATAAAGAGGAGTATGAAAAATGGTTAAAAAAAGACCTCGATATAAGTTTTTTTGATCAGTATTTGGCTAAGAAAATCCCAGGTACTTTTTATGCTGTGGATCTCAAAGGGAAAACGATTGGAGCGTTTTTAACTAGTTTTATTCCACCTTATACACTTTCGACCTATCATGTGTCCAAAAGTGAATTACTCGAACTAGCATTAAGCCAAACCGTTAAAGGGCTAAGGGTAGAAAATGGTCAACTTGTGCCGGATCAATCAGATTATCGTATAACATCTAATGTAGCACTTTTCCCAAGCTATCGTCTAGAAACAAACTATATATATAATGTGTTTGATGAATATATTGCTAGTGTGAATAACAATGATTTATTAGATCTGAGGTGA
- a CDS encoding bifunctional metallophosphatase/5'-nucleotidase produces MEKHMKIYYTSDIHGYLFPTNYADTKERDLGLLKCISNFKKEENTLIIDGGDMLQGSALATYCQTHPEEGFPQAEVLNRAGYDFVTVGNHDVNYGTSYLYKYVEALDATCVCENLLDAKSKKQKFPWTIKTLENGLKVGIVGVVTDYINVWEKEENIKDITISDPFIAAKQALEEMKPQVDLTICIYHGGFERDVKSGSILSKTSENIGYKICEELDFDLLLTGHQHLLIEGQLLHGTYIVQPSSNGQNYFEIEIEKGQNNSIITSKIGKPIGAPDANLIVKLDPLETKVQNWLDQAIGKLNSDAKASEKLDMALYGSPVVELIGAVQLQASNAQITVVSLANTSPGFHRNVTMRDVIATYPYTNQLITLKITGAQLKQVVDKNADYFSLDEQNKVIISPSYLYPKIEHYHFDFFVGIDYTIDLCQQPGERVTELSYKKQRIKDTDEFTIALSDYRASGGGGFPVYQECPVINEGAEEIVELIISFIHSKDEVMIPKNLNFRIDHCHK; encoded by the coding sequence ATGGAAAAACATATGAAAATCTATTACACATCTGATATCCACGGTTATTTATTCCCAACTAATTATGCTGATACTAAGGAAAGAGATTTAGGGCTTTTAAAATGCATTTCCAATTTTAAAAAAGAGGAGAATACATTGATTATAGATGGTGGAGATATGCTTCAAGGTTCTGCTTTGGCAACATACTGTCAAACGCATCCAGAAGAGGGCTTTCCGCAAGCAGAAGTACTAAATCGCGCAGGTTATGATTTTGTAACAGTGGGAAATCACGATGTCAATTATGGAACAAGCTATTTGTATAAGTATGTAGAAGCATTAGATGCTACGTGTGTGTGCGAAAATTTACTAGATGCAAAAAGTAAGAAGCAAAAATTTCCTTGGACGATCAAGACTTTAGAAAATGGTTTGAAAGTCGGCATTGTTGGTGTAGTGACAGACTACATCAATGTTTGGGAAAAAGAAGAAAACATTAAAGATATTACAATCTCTGATCCATTTATAGCAGCTAAACAAGCTCTGGAGGAAATGAAGCCGCAGGTTGATCTGACTATTTGTATTTATCATGGTGGGTTTGAAAGAGACGTAAAATCAGGGAGCATTCTATCAAAGACAAGTGAAAATATTGGCTATAAAATTTGTGAAGAGCTTGATTTTGATTTATTGCTGACAGGACATCAGCATTTGTTGATCGAAGGACAATTACTACACGGAACATATATTGTACAACCGTCGTCAAATGGGCAAAATTATTTTGAAATAGAGATTGAAAAAGGACAAAATAACAGCATAATAACATCTAAAATCGGTAAGCCTATTGGAGCACCAGATGCTAACTTGATAGTTAAACTTGATCCCTTGGAAACAAAGGTACAAAATTGGCTGGATCAAGCAATCGGCAAATTGAATAGTGATGCAAAAGCTAGTGAAAAGTTAGATATGGCTTTATATGGCAGCCCAGTTGTAGAATTGATTGGAGCAGTTCAGTTACAAGCCAGTAACGCACAAATCACAGTGGTCTCGCTAGCTAATACCTCACCTGGATTTCATAGAAATGTAACGATGCGGGATGTCATTGCAACATATCCGTATACGAATCAGTTGATTACGCTCAAAATCACTGGGGCTCAATTGAAACAAGTGGTGGATAAAAATGCGGATTATTTTAGTTTAGATGAGCAAAATAAAGTGATTATTTCACCGAGTTACTTGTATCCTAAAATTGAACATTATCATTTTGACTTTTTTGTCGGTATTGATTATACGATCGATCTTTGTCAACAGCCGGGAGAACGTGTCACTGAATTATCTTATAAAAAGCAAAGAATTAAAGATACTGATGAATTTACGATTGCTTTAAGCGATTATCGGGCCAGTGGTGGCGGTGGTTTTCCAGTTTATCAGGAGTGCCCTGTAATCAATGAAGGGGCAGAAGAAATCGTGGAGTTGATTATCTCTTTTATTCATTCTAAAGACGAAGTTATGATTCCAAAGAACTTAAATTTTAGAATAGATCATTGCCATAAGTAA
- a CDS encoding LysM peptidoglycan-binding domain-containing protein has product MEEEYSRRKQQRPPSSSKGTIFIVILLLFINTLALGILLFLNVQSGSKQEEQLSSIEKLVNQLDKNQVTNNQTAATGNTEHNVPVRETSTQTSKVNESSSTVESTSHQTQTTPSSSDVVEQQTERSTEPSVAPTATTYTVQPGDTLSVIAERNKLSLQDLMLKNNLTDSTVYIGQVLSLQ; this is encoded by the coding sequence TTGGAGGAAGAATACTCACGACGTAAACAGCAACGCCCGCCTTCATCATCCAAAGGCACTATCTTCATTGTTATTTTATTGTTATTTATAAATACACTCGCATTGGGTATTTTGCTATTTCTAAATGTTCAATCAGGTTCAAAACAAGAAGAACAATTAAGTAGTATAGAAAAGCTAGTCAACCAGCTAGACAAAAATCAAGTGACAAACAACCAAACAGCTGCCACAGGTAATACCGAACACAACGTTCCAGTTAGAGAAACTTCTACACAAACAAGCAAAGTAAATGAATCAAGTTCAACTGTTGAAAGCACCAGCCACCAAACTCAAACAACGCCCTCTTCATCAGACGTTGTTGAACAACAAACTGAACGTTCAACGGAACCATCAGTAGCACCTACAGCAACGACTTACACTGTTCAGCCTGGTGATACTCTGTCGGTGATTGCTGAAAGAAATAAGCTATCTCTTCAAGATTTGATGTTAAAAAATAATTTAACTGATTCAACTGTTTATATCGGGCAAGTGTTATCATTACAGTAG